GCACGGCGGCGATATTAAAGTCTCCAGCGAAGTGGGGAAGGGGACGACTTTCCGGATCAGCCTTTCGGCCGCTTGAACTCCTCGCGCTTTTCGATGTGCTTCTCAAAAGTGTCCAGCACCATCTTGGCGTCCTTGCCGGCGAAAAAGTTGTCCAGCGTGGTCAGCAGCTCCTGGGTCTTGAACGGTTTCTTGATGTAGTTGACGACGAAGCCGGAAGTGGCTTTGTCCCATTTTTCCTCGTCTTCCCAGGCGGTCAGCATGGAAACCCCGATATCCTCGCCGAACTCCTTGCGCACCTTCCCCAGGAACGTCAGCCCGTCCATTTCCGGCATCTTGATGTCGAGGAAAATGAAGCGGATCCGGTTGCCGCCGAGGCCGAAAAAGACCTTGTTCTTGGCGAGATGCCCGAGCGCTTCCCCGGCGGAATTGGCCGTGAGCACGTCGTACTTGCCGCTGTCCCGGATCACGCT
This window of the Candidatus Margulisiibacteriota bacterium genome carries:
- a CDS encoding response regulator, with product MAKPLVMVVDDEVDVANVINSVIRDSGKYDVLTANSAGEALGHLAKNKVFFGLGGNRIRFIFLDIKMPEMDGLTFLGKVRKEFGEDIGVSMLTAWEDEEKWDKATSGFVVNYIKKPFKTQELLTTLDNFFAGKDAKMVLDTFEKHIEKREEFKRPKG